CCGCATGTCCTCGTCGGGCCGGACGTGCAGGCCGCCGTAGTTGCCGTCGCCCAGCACCTCGCGCACCCGCTGCGGGGGCAGTTGCCTCAGCCGGGCGAGGTCCACCAGCGGCTTGCGTTCCTGCGGGGCGGGGACCTTCTCCAGCCGTGTCCACGGAAAGTTCTCCATCCAGCTCGCGTGGCTGGCGAGGGGGTCTATGGCCTGCACGGCGGCCCAGGCGTGGGGCGCGTTCCACCAGTTGTGCCACTGCACCCGCGCGTCCGGGTGGCCGGAAAGCCACTCGCCCAGCCAGCCCTGCCCCGGCGCATTTCCGCCGTAGCCGTTCACCACCAGGACGCGGCGGAAGCCCTGCGCGTACAGCCCGCCCAGCAGGTCGTCCAGCAGGGCGAGGTAGGTGTCCACCCGCAGGCTGACGGTGCCGGGGTAGGCCGTGAAGGCGGGCGTGATGCCGTAGGACAGCACGGGAAACACCGGAATACCCAGCGGCGCCGCCGCCTCTGCCGCGGGCCCGCTCCGCGAGCAGGCTGTCGGCGGCGAGGCTCAACGTCGCGTGTTGTTCGGTGCGGCCCAGCGGCAGCACGCAGCGGTGCTCAACCTACCCTCCCCGGTCCCGACCCGCTAGGATGCAGGCCGTGACGGACGGACAAGGGGCGCCCCGGGTGGGCGTGGTGATGGGCAGCCGCAGCGATTTCGACACGATGCAGGGCGCGCTGGACGTGCTGCGGGACCTGGGCGTGCCCTACGAGGTGCGGGTGCTCTCGGCCCACCGCACGCCGCACCTGCTCGCCAGCTACGCCGAGCGGGCCGAACGCCTGAACCTGAGCTGCATCATCGCCGGGGCGGGCGGCGCGGCCCACCTGCCGGGCATGCTCGCGGCCTTCACGCGCGTGCCGGTGCTGGGCGTGCCCGTCCAGTCCCGCGCCCTCAGCGGCCAGGACAGCCTGCTGAGCATCGTGCAGATGCCCGCCGGAATCCCGGTGGCGACCTTCGCCATCGGACCGGCAGGGGCGAAAAACGCTGGCCTCTTCGCCGCCGCCCTGCTCGCTGGCACCGACGAGGCCGTGCGCGAGAGGCTGAACGCCTTCCGCGCACGCCAGACCCAGGCCGTACTGGACGACCCCTTCTTCGAGGGGCACCCGGAAGCGGGGGCGGAATGACTTCCACCCTTCCACAGGGCACCCTCGGCATCCTCGGCGGCGGCCAGCTCGCCCAGATGCTTGCCCTCGCCGCCCTGCCGCTGGGCGTGAAGGTCGTGGTGCTGGAACCCGACCCCCAGGCCCCCGCGCGGCTGTGTGCCGAACATCTCCAGGCCCCCTACACCGACCCCGCCGGGCTGGACCGCCTGGCGGGATGCGACGTGGTGACGCTGGAGTTCGAGAACGTGCCGGTCGAAGCTCTGGCCGCGCTGGAAGGCCGGGTTCCCGTGCGTCCCGGCGGCGCCCTGCTGGCCCGCAGCAAGCACCGGGCACGCGAGAAGGAAGCTCTCCAGACGGCGGGAGCAGCGACCGCCCCCTTCGTGTCCATCGAACACGAGGCCGACCTGACGGGGGCACTGTCGGCCGTCGGTGGGCGCGGCCTCCTGAAGACCAGCGAACTCGGCTATGACGGCAAGGGCCAGGCGCGGGTGAACAGCGACGCGGAATTGCGCGCGGCCTGGGACGCCCTGGGCCGTGCCCCCTGCGTGCTGGAAGGCCTGGTGCCCTTCGAGCGCGAGGTGAGCCTGGCGGTCGCCCGGAACGCGGCGGGCGAGCTGGCCTTCGGGCCGCTGATCGAGAACACGCACCGGCAGGGCATCCTCCGCACCAGCGTTTTTCCCGCCGCCGCGCCCGCCGGGACGGAGGCCCGCGCCCGTGAGGTGGCCCGCGCCGTCGCGGAGGGCTGGGGGCTGGAGGGCCTGCTCACGCTGGAGTTCTTCCAGTTGCCGGACGGCACCCTATTGGTGAACGAGGTCGCGCCGCGTGTCCACAACAGCGGGCATCTCACCCAGGACGGCGGGGGAATCAGCCAGTTCGAGGCGCAGGTGCGCGCGGTGCTGGGGCTGCCTCTGCGCGACTGGGCGCCGCTGCACCCCGCCGCGATGGTCAACATCATCGGGACGGCGGACGGTCGGGAACCCGACTGGGCCGGAATCGACGCGCTGCCCGGCACCCGGTTGCACCTCTACCACAAGGCCCCGCGCCCGGGGCGCAAGCTGGGGCACGTGAACCTGGTGGCGCCGGACCTGGAGACGCTGCGGGCGCGGCTGGACGGGCTGGAGGCGCTGATTCCCTGAGGGGAGGCCACAGAAGCCCCGGCCAACGCTGTTTGGCCCTCGGCCCTATGCACTACAGTCCTCCCATGACGGCCCGCCCCCTCCCCGACGTTCCCACCGAGGTCCGCACGCCCCGCCTCCTCCTGCGTGCTCCCCGTCCCGGGGACGCGCCCGCCCTGCACGCCGCGATTCACGCCTCGCTGCCGGAGTTGCGGCGGTGGATGGTGTGGGCGCAGGCGCCGCTGGACCTGCCCGGCACCGTGGAGAACCTGCGGGAGGCGGCCCAACGCTTCGAGCAGCGCGAGAACCTGCGTTACCACGTCTGGAATGCGGACGGCACCGAGCTGATCGGCAGCAGCGGCTACCACGCCCTCGACTGGCGCGTGCCCAAGGCCGAGATCGGCTACTGGATAGCCACCGCCCACACCGGCCAGGGCTACGCGACCGAGGTGGCGCGGGCATTGACGGACCTGGGCCTGCGCTTCCCCGGGGAAGGGGGCCTGGGCTTCCGCCGCATCGAGATTCGCTGCGACCGCGACAACGAACGCAGCGCCCGCATTCCCCCGGCCCTGGGCTACACGCTGGACGCCACGCTGGTCAACGACAGCGTGGCCGCGCATGATCCGTCCCAACTGCGCGACACACTGCTCTTCAGCATCACGCGGTAGGGGAGGCCGGACCACGTCTCAGGGCGTCAGCCTCGTCCCCGCTTCCCCCCGCGCGGCGGCCGCCAGCACCCCTTCCCGCATGCCGCTGGCGATCACGGCGAAGGGTGCCCCAGCGTCCAGGGCGTCCAGCGCGGCGCGGACCTTGGGAATCATGCCCCCGGCGATCCAGCCCCCCCGGATGCCCGCCTCGGCCTCGGCGCGGGTGAGGTGGGGGGCCAGACTGTCCGGGTCGGGGTAGGCGCGGTAGACGCCGTCCACATCGGTCAGGAACACGATGCCTTCCCCAAGGGCTCCGGCCACGGCGGCGGCGGCGGTGTCGGCGTTGACGTTCAGCGCCTCCCCGTCCGGGCCGACCGCCACGCAGCCCACCACTGGCGTGATCCCCGCACCGAGCAGCGTCCGCAGCAGATCAGCATTCACCTCCGTCACGCGGCCCACCCGGCCCAGCGCGGGGTCCAGCACCTCGGCCACCAGCAACCGGCTGTCGCGGCCCAGCAGGCCCACCGCCGCACCCACGTCCTGGCTGAGCTGTTTGTTGAGCTGGGCCAGCGCCATCTCGACGACGTTCATCGCGTCGGGGCTGGTCACGCGCAGGCCGCCCCGGAACTCGCTCGCGATCCCGCGCGCCGCGAGTTCGCGCTCGATCACCGGCCCGCCCCCATGCACCACCACGACCGGCACCCCGGCCCGCAGCGCCGCGATCTCCCCGGCGACGGCCCGCCGCAACTCGGCGCTCTTCATGGCGTTCCCGCCGTATTTCACGATCACGGGGGAAGTCTAAAGGTCTAACGGTCTGACCGTCTAACCGCCGAATGGCTCAGAGAGCCTGGCCGTTAGACCGTTTGAAGGTTGGACTGTTGGACGGCGCGCCCGCGCCTAATCGCTGGCGACGGTGAGCGTGTTGCCGCCCGCAGGCAGCGGCGGCGCGGTGAGGGGTTTGGCGTACCAGGTCATGACCGGGCGCGCGTCGAGGGCGAAGGTATAGCCCAGGCGTTCCCAGAAGCGGGCGCCGCGCGGATTGTCGCCCAGCACGCTGGCCAGGATGCGGGCGGTGCCGGGCGGCACGTGGGCTTCCAGGTCGCGCACGGCCTGCTTGCCGAGGCCCTGCGACTGCCGGTCCTCACGGATCAGCAGCAGGTTGATGGTGAGGTCGCCGGGTCCCGGGTAGTCATGCTTGCAATCCAGACTGCCGATCAGGTCGCCTGCGTCGTCGAACAGCAGTTTCAGGCGGCGGCGGGGGTCGAGCAGCGCGATCTCCACATCGCGCTCGACCTCACTCAGACTGGGCACGCGGGTGCCGAGCAGCGCGAAGTATCCGGGCGCGGCGGCGTACAGCGTGTGGAGCAGCGGCGCGTGGTGGAGCGCCAGCGGCGTGACGTTCAAGGTCCAAGCCTCCCGTCCGGCGGGCGGAATGAGGGGTTGATGGATGCCGGACTGAGTGCAGCATACCTCGCTCCCCCGGCGCGGGTGACCCCCCGGACTTGAGGCTCGCTTCACCCGCCGGGGGTAGGGCGTGCGCTACCCTGACGGGATGACCAGCGGTTCCGGCTTCTATGCGCGCCGCCTCGCGCAACCGGGGGCAGTCCTCGCCCCGATGGCGGGCTACAGTGACGCGCCGATGCGCCAGCTCGCCGCCGAGCAGGGCGCGCTGTGGACCGTCAGCGAGATGATCAGTGCGCGCGGACTGGTGCTGGGCGGCGAGTCGGAAAAGCTCACGCTGGGCCGCCCCTACCCCGGCGAGACGCGGCGCGTGGTGCAACTGTTCGGCGCCGAACCGGACATCCTGGCCCAGGCGGTCACGCGGGCCGAGGCCTGGTTCGCCCCCGCCGCCCTGGACCTCAACATGGGCTGCCCGGTCCCGAAGGTCCGGGGCCGGGGCGGCGCGTGCCTACTCCAGACGCCCGAAGTGGCCTACGCGCTGGTGCAGGCGATGCGCGGGGCGACCGGGCTCGACGTGAGCGCCAAGATTCGCCTGGGCTGGGACACCGACCGCAGCGTGGAGATCGCGCAGGGCCTGGCGGCGGCGGGGGCGGCCCTGATCACCGTCCACGGGCGCACCAGCGCGCAGCGGTATGCGGGCGAGGCCGACTGGGAAGCGATTGCCCGCGTCGCGGCCAGCGTGGCGGTGCCGGTGATCGGCAGCGGCGACGTCAGGAGTGCCGAGCAGGCCCGCGCCCGCTTGCAGGCCGGGGTGGCCGCCGTGATGATCGGGCGCGGCGCGGTCGGGAACCCCTGGGTCTTCCGCGCGCTCTCCACCGGCGATGAGGCGGCCCCCGGCGTGCGGGAACGCGCCCGCACCGCCCTGCGGCACGCCCGGCTCCACGCGGCCTTCTACGGCCCGGACCGCTCCGGCCTGCCCAGCATGCGCCCGCTGCGCAAGGTGCTGCCGCAGTACCTGCCCGAGCAGCCTGAACTGCGGGACACTCTGGTGCAGGTGAACACCGTGGAGGATGTGGAGCGGGCACTCGCGCCGTTCCTTGCGCCGGAACCCTGGGCGGGGGAGCATGAAGAAGCGGTGGCGGCAAGCGCAATGTAGCCTTCAAAATTCCGGCGCAGGGGCAGGGTATGCTGTGAGTTACTCATGAACGTCCGCGAGTACTACGCTTACCTTTCTGCCGCTCGCGAGCAGCTCTGGAACTTTCTGCGGGCGCTGCCTGCCGCCGACCTGGACCGGCCGCTGCTGGAGGGCGACCGCTTCCACAACATCAAGGACCTGCTGCTGCACATCGTGGACGTGGAGGACCACTGGGTGCAGACTGTCGCGCTGGGCGACGGCGTGGCCTCCCGCTACCCCCATGACTGGGTGCGCCCACAGGCCGAGCAGTATGACCTGGGCTGGATCACCCGCTACGGCCAGGAGGTGAGCGCCAAGACCCGCGCCTTCCTGGCCACCGACCCTGACCTCTCCCGCCCGGTCAAGCTGGTCCAGGACGACCCGGCCAGCGACACCGTGACGCTGGACCAACTGCTGTGGCACGTCATGACCCATGAGGTGCGCCACACGGCGCAGATCGTGACGCTGATCCGGCAACTGGGGCACACGCCCCCCTGGCTGGACTACCTGCGTTTCGTGCGCCCCCAGCCTGTCCCCGTGGCCGCCTCCGCCAACGAGGCCGAAGCCGACGAGGAGTTGTAGCCCGGGGAAGCGGCCCGACTGGAAGCGGGATGCTGGCCCCGCCATCTTGTGCTACTCGGCTCCCCGAACCCTGCGCTTCGACGGGCAGGATATTCTCTGAAGTACGCCACCCTGAACGAGGTGTGCCTCGCCGCCTATCAGGAAGTTCATGCGGCGCTAGGCCAGCCAGGGTCACGCCCTATAGCTGGCTGGACCGAAGCACAGGGCTACATCTTTGCGGAGCCGAGTGGGCGCACCGACGTTCTCTGACCGGTCGCCTGAACGGAGGTCAATTCTCCGCGTCCGCCAGCACGAAGTCGCGTGGCGGGCGGATCAGCAGGCGGTCCACCCGGGGGCCGTCCACGTCCACGACCTCGATCTCCCAGCCGTCCACCTCGGCCAGCGCGCCGACCTGGGGAAACTCGCCCAGCACGTCCAGCACGTACCCGGCCAGGGTGCTGAACTCCTCGCGCGGCAGGCGGGGGAGGGGCAGCGTCTGGCGCAGATCGTGCATGGGCAGGCTGCCGCCGACCAGAAAAGAGCCGTCGTCACGGCGCACGATCCGGTCCTCGTCGCCCTGGGCCTCCACGCCTGCCAGCTCCACCAGCAGGTCGCTGATCGACAGCACGCCGCTGAAGTCACCGTACTCGTCCACGACCACCGCCAGCCGCTGCTGCCCTTCCCGTTCCAGCCGGGCCAGGGCGTCCTCGGCCCAGGCCGCCTCGGGGATGAAGACGGCGGGCCGGACGAAGTCCGCCAGCGGTTCCCCGGTGTACAGGGCGCGCAGCACGTCGCTGACGGCCACCTGCCCCACCACCTCGCCGCCCGGGTCCCGCACGACGTAGCGGTCGTGTTCGTCTGCCAGCACCGTCTCCACCAGCGTCTGGGTGGGGGCGTCCAGGTCCAGCGTGACGGCCTCGGTGCGGGGGGTCATCAGGTCGCGCACGCGGCGGTCGTTGAAGCGCAGCACTGAGGCGATGCGCTCCGTTTCCGTCTCCTCCAGGCTGCCGCTCTCGGCGGCTTGCAGCACGACGGCCCGCACGTCCTCCTCGGTGATCACCTCGCGCGCCTCCTCACGCATCCCCAGCAGCTTCAGCAGCCCGCTCGCCGTCATGTCCAGCAGCCAGACCAGGGGCCGCGCCACCCGGGACAGCACCGTGAAGAAGGGCGCCACGCGCGTGGCGAGCGCCTCGGGGTTCCGCAAGGCGATGCCCTTGGGGGCGAGTTCACCCAGCACCAGCGACAGGAAGGTGACCAGCAGCACCACCGCGACGCTCGCGGCCGACCGCGCCGCCGCACCGAACAGGGGACGCAGCAGCGGTTCCAGGTAGCCAGTGAGGCTGCCGCCCGCGAAGACCGCGCTGATGGTGCCGATCAGGGTGATGCCGATCTGCACGGTCGCCAGGAACGTGCCGGGCTGCTCGGTGAGCCGGACCGCCGCCGCCGCACCCCGGTCCCCCCGCGCCGCCGCCGCCTCCAGCCGTGACCGCTTGGCCGACACCACGCCCAGCTCCGAGCCGGAGAAAAAGCCGTTGATGATCAGCAGCAGCACCAGGATGCCGAATTCCAGCCAGGGATTGCGCACGGAGGGCAGTGTACGGGCCGGAGCGCGTGAGGATGGTCCTGAGCTTCCCTTTATGTGACCGGGCCAGCCCGCGACTCCCGGCCACCGTTTATACTGCTCAGGTTATGCGGACGGTGACGGTTGGAACGCGCGGCTCGGCGCTCGCGCTCGCGCAGACCCGGTGGGTCGTGGCCCGCCTGAAGGAGGAATGGCCGGACACGGACTTCCGTATCCAGACGATCAGCACCAAGGGCGACCGCGACCGCGCGGCCCTGCAATCGCTGGCCCAGAAGGGTGACAAGGGCTTCTGGGTGAAGGAGATCGAGGACGCCCTCCTCACGAAGCGCGTCGATATCGCGGTGCATTCCCTCAAGGACCTGCCGACCGAGCAGCCCCAGGGGCTGGAGATTGCCTCCATTCCCAAGCGGGTGGACGCCCGGGACGTGTTGATCGGCAAGGAGGGCATGAAGCGTCTGGAGGAGTTGCCGCCGGGCGCCCGCGTGGGCACCAGCAGCGTGCGCCGCAAAGCCTTCCTGCGCGCCTACCGCCCTGACCTCCAGATCATCGATCTGCGCGGCAACATCGACACGCGCCTCGCGGCGCTGGGCACGCCCGACTACGACGCGATCATCCTGGCGGCGGCGGGCCTGATCCGCACCGAGATGCGCCACCGCATCGACGAGTTTCTGGACCCCGACATCCTGTTGCCCGCCCCCGGTCAGGGCGCCCTGGCCCTCGAAACCCGCGCGGACGACGACCTCAGCATCGAGGTGGTCTACGCGATCCACGACCACGCCACCGACGACCGCGTGACCGCCGAGCGCGAATTCCTGGCCGGTCTGGGGGCCGGGTGCATGGCCCCGGTGGGCGCCCACGCGACGGTGAAGGGCGGCGTGCTGACGCTGGAAGGCTGGGTGGGCGCGCTGGACGGCAGCCAGGTGATCCGCGCGACCACCTCGGGCGATCCCGCCGAGTGCGCCGACCTGGGGGCCGAACTGGCCGCCGACATGCTGGGCCAGGGCGCGCAGAACCTGATCGAAGCGGCGCACGGGTGAGGCCCTTCTCGGCGCCCGTCCTGCTGACGGCGGCCCTCGCGGCGCTGCTGTGGCTGGGCATCGGGACGGTGCAGC
The window above is part of the Deinococcus metallilatus genome. Proteins encoded here:
- a CDS encoding creatininase family protein translates to MFPVLSYGITPAFTAYPGTVSLRVDTYLALLDDLLGGLYAQGFRRVLVVNGYGGNAPGQGWLGEWLSGHPDARVQWHNWWNAPHAWAAVQAIDPLASHASWMENFPWTRLEKVPAPQERKPLVDLARLRQLPPQRVREVLGDGNYGGLHVRPDEDMRRIWQEAVAETRELLERGWAS
- the argB gene encoding acetylglutamate kinase codes for the protein MIVKYGGNAMKSAELRRAVAGEIAALRAGVPVVVVHGGGPVIERELAARGIASEFRGGLRVTSPDAMNVVEMALAQLNKQLSQDVGAAVGLLGRDSRLLVAEVLDPALGRVGRVTEVNADLLRTLLGAGITPVVGCVAVGPDGEALNVNADTAAAAVAGALGEGIVFLTDVDGVYRAYPDPDSLAPHLTRAEAEAGIRGGWIAGGMIPKVRAALDALDAGAPFAVIASGMREGVLAAAARGEAGTRLTP
- a CDS encoding tRNA dihydrouridine synthase, with protein sequence MTSGSGFYARRLAQPGAVLAPMAGYSDAPMRQLAAEQGALWTVSEMISARGLVLGGESEKLTLGRPYPGETRRVVQLFGAEPDILAQAVTRAEAWFAPAALDLNMGCPVPKVRGRGGACLLQTPEVAYALVQAMRGATGLDVSAKIRLGWDTDRSVEIAQGLAAAGAALITVHGRTSAQRYAGEADWEAIARVAASVAVPVIGSGDVRSAEQARARLQAGVAAVMIGRGAVGNPWVFRALSTGDEAAPGVRERARTALRHARLHAAFYGPDRSGLPSMRPLRKVLPQYLPEQPELRDTLVQVNTVEDVERALAPFLAPEPWAGEHEEAVAASAM
- a CDS encoding hemolysin family protein produces the protein MRNPWLEFGILVLLLIINGFFSGSELGVVSAKRSRLEAAAARGDRGAAAAVRLTEQPGTFLATVQIGITLIGTISAVFAGGSLTGYLEPLLRPLFGAAARSAASVAVVLLVTFLSLVLGELAPKGIALRNPEALATRVAPFFTVLSRVARPLVWLLDMTASGLLKLLGMREEAREVITEEDVRAVVLQAAESGSLEETETERIASVLRFNDRRVRDLMTPRTEAVTLDLDAPTQTLVETVLADEHDRYVVRDPGGEVVGQVAVSDVLRALYTGEPLADFVRPAVFIPEAAWAEDALARLEREGQQRLAVVVDEYGDFSGVLSISDLLVELAGVEAQGDEDRIVRRDDGSFLVGGSLPMHDLRQTLPLPRLPREEFSTLAGYVLDVLGEFPQVGALAEVDGWEIEVVDVDGPRVDRLLIRPPRDFVLADAEN
- a CDS encoding GNAT family N-acetyltransferase is translated as MTARPLPDVPTEVRTPRLLLRAPRPGDAPALHAAIHASLPELRRWMVWAQAPLDLPGTVENLREAAQRFEQRENLRYHVWNADGTELIGSSGYHALDWRVPKAEIGYWIATAHTGQGYATEVARALTDLGLRFPGEGGLGFRRIEIRCDRDNERSARIPPALGYTLDATLVNDSVAAHDPSQLRDTLLFSITR
- the purK gene encoding 5-(carboxyamino)imidazole ribonucleotide synthase; the encoded protein is MTSTLPQGTLGILGGGQLAQMLALAALPLGVKVVVLEPDPQAPARLCAEHLQAPYTDPAGLDRLAGCDVVTLEFENVPVEALAALEGRVPVRPGGALLARSKHRAREKEALQTAGAATAPFVSIEHEADLTGALSAVGGRGLLKTSELGYDGKGQARVNSDAELRAAWDALGRAPCVLEGLVPFEREVSLAVARNAAGELAFGPLIENTHRQGILRTSVFPAAAPAGTEARAREVARAVAEGWGLEGLLTLEFFQLPDGTLLVNEVAPRVHNSGHLTQDGGGISQFEAQVRAVLGLPLRDWAPLHPAAMVNIIGTADGREPDWAGIDALPGTRLHLYHKAPRPGRKLGHVNLVAPDLETLRARLDGLEALIP
- a CDS encoding DinB family protein, which produces MNVREYYAYLSAAREQLWNFLRALPAADLDRPLLEGDRFHNIKDLLLHIVDVEDHWVQTVALGDGVASRYPHDWVRPQAEQYDLGWITRYGQEVSAKTRAFLATDPDLSRPVKLVQDDPASDTVTLDQLLWHVMTHEVRHTAQIVTLIRQLGHTPPWLDYLRFVRPQPVPVAASANEAEADEEL
- the hemC gene encoding hydroxymethylbilane synthase, producing the protein MRTVTVGTRGSALALAQTRWVVARLKEEWPDTDFRIQTISTKGDRDRAALQSLAQKGDKGFWVKEIEDALLTKRVDIAVHSLKDLPTEQPQGLEIASIPKRVDARDVLIGKEGMKRLEELPPGARVGTSSVRRKAFLRAYRPDLQIIDLRGNIDTRLAALGTPDYDAIILAAAGLIRTEMRHRIDEFLDPDILLPAPGQGALALETRADDDLSIEVVYAIHDHATDDRVTAEREFLAGLGAGCMAPVGAHATVKGGVLTLEGWVGALDGSQVIRATTSGDPAECADLGAELAADMLGQGAQNLIEAAHG
- a CDS encoding GNAT family N-acetyltransferase, which encodes MNVTPLALHHAPLLHTLYAAAPGYFALLGTRVPSLSEVERDVEIALLDPRRRLKLLFDDAGDLIGSLDCKHDYPGPGDLTINLLLIREDRQSQGLGKQAVRDLEAHVPPGTARILASVLGDNPRGARFWERLGYTFALDARPVMTWYAKPLTAPPLPAGGNTLTVASD
- the purE gene encoding 5-(carboxyamino)imidazole ribonucleotide mutase, which encodes MQAVTDGQGAPRVGVVMGSRSDFDTMQGALDVLRDLGVPYEVRVLSAHRTPHLLASYAERAERLNLSCIIAGAGGAAHLPGMLAAFTRVPVLGVPVQSRALSGQDSLLSIVQMPAGIPVATFAIGPAGAKNAGLFAAALLAGTDEAVRERLNAFRARQTQAVLDDPFFEGHPEAGAE